The proteins below are encoded in one region of Antennarius striatus isolate MH-2024 chromosome 7, ASM4005453v1, whole genome shotgun sequence:
- the nhsa gene encoding actin remodeling regulator NHS isoform X2, whose product MPFAKRLVEPHLMCRYQIPNEDGLLFEDLVSISNVALSRTLRQLSDLARHACSIFQELELELTATSQRVRGLQGKISRLQQSCSELDPKQEAVPVSNLDVESKLTAHYQAPWHQQRNIFYPSTRPACVEELHRQTNVSLWAQHRDHERRRSDCRERRVTISIPALPPMPLYPSPNVSQSREKRGVTLTTAAPSDPDTDGVAIGHWSKFPIPNIPTTLDKQTNWSKALPLPTPEERMKSNSQVINSCVIPINVTGVGFDRDASVRCSLVHSQSALQRRRKLRRRRTVAGIPRQVHQDLDSDDSPGSRERTVIVHASLDITPSSEALGHLSTRDSGCQTEDFLISGAPSRRRIRAQRGQGLSFSLSYSAGNISCLPDSAATTFASSVDAHLRSRSLPRDGNRIMDNGRDDSDNEISHFDTGEFLSGPGELILKDEESTDDQAMSELQLGLNYKQLSESPECSWMERTRSQLPRSADMGSCEISSSSDTFSSPVHSVSATGVLGGHVDHKDDHQSSSGNWSGSSSTCPSQTSETIPLAASPPLTGSSHCDSELSLNTTTHPSDDHTSFTLDQYQGLRAQRTGSFSSTAMDILEEAGVSTPIEGEWGYPHPDPPRPQDFSPEPSREAESSLGCPSFTSMATCESSFSDKPPSEKADSVSHYSVDTEGYYTSMHFDCGLKGSKSFTYNYAEPGSDCGLSEVSSHVTLGRNCLSLRKQKVKPCPPKRSSSLRKICSEGNIPDKTEPKISCGQQLPRSSKERNLKLALSGSPAHLENSSPLAVWGVEDSDLPDLGVFSSTEAHSFKDEGVVQSDYADLWLLNDLKSNDPYRSLSNSSTATGTTVIECIKSQESCESQTSQSGSRATTPSLPSVEGDFKLTSPEKLAGLASPSSGYSSQSETPTSSFPSAFFPGPLSPSSGKKKPKVPERKSSLSSLSLQSVSCRDGTASKRDLELPIIPPSHLNLGALQNVANKASAFRTHIQNLHQNKYKAAASTKAVAPPSSHSFNVHSMSITPAELSSVQLRSVSKDHEGSQEDRTASTRLNVDIISTLSGSKSFEFKSPLLRNSHQHHTSSEGSSESMFTSNEELADGEPTSQCEQWTNQDREAPGENKTAFMPQSEPLLDIPENSTGQEGESPGTPEPSQQQTPEPSQEEPFETEPFLSDQNSSPKKPSRPHEAPATDRQSEMLSSISNESIPEAETSSESSGVSAQSSSQDGQEESTAETEDCFSKDFPSTDNDVSTLSRELKPEDDSVFLSPTKSRTTEDLFAMIHRSKRKVLGRKDSAELGVRNRLGAASGNTPPSSTVSSPVSTATPPGSQRVTGSIYRNAKKSSTSNEEFKLLLLKKGSRSDSSYRMSATEILKSPITPKPPGDSPAESPRQHEDSASPLQQQQHPSGPDPLSSPYPKANAEGFSPKSFPSSAASRQGRSRIPPPANSSRYGMRSRLFSAPMQAISEGETENSDGSPHDDRSSQSST is encoded by the exons ACCACGAAAGAAGACGATCAGACTGCAGGGAGCGGAGAGTAACGATATCGATCCCCGCATTACCCCCAATGCCGCTGTACCCCTCCCCAAATGTCTCCCAGAGCCGAGAGAAGAGGGGCGTAACCTTGACAACG GCTGCGCCCTCTGACCCAGACACTGACGGGGTGGCTATAGGTCACTGGTCTAAGTTTCCCATCCCTAACATCCCCACCACCCTGGACAAGCAGACTAACTGGTCTAAAGCCCTGCCGCTGCCCACCCCAGAAGAGAGAATGAAAAGCAATTCCCAAGTCATCAACTCATGTGTCATCCCCATTAATGTGACCG GGGTCGGCTTTGACAGAGATGCTAGTGTGCGCTGCTCTCTAGTTCACTCACAGTCTGCgcttcagaggaggaggaagctgagGAGACGGAGGACAGTCGCCGGCATTCCAAGACAGGTGCACCAAGATCTAG ACTCTGATGACTCTCCCGGCTCCAGAGAGCGGACGGTGATCGTTCATGCCAGTCTTGACATCACTCCCTCCAGCGAGGCTCTGGGCCATCTCAGCACCAGAGACTCCGGCTGTCAGACAGAAGACTTTTTGATCTCAGGAGCGCCATCTAGAAGAAGGATTCGAGCCCAGAGAGGCCAGGGactctccttttctctttcctATTCCGCCGGCAACATCTCGTGTCTGCCGGACAGCGCTGCCACAACGTTCGCCTCCTCAGTGGACGCACACCTGCGCTCCCGGAGTCTCCCTCGAGACGGGAATCGGATAATGGACAACGGACGTGACGACAGCGACAATGAGATTTCCCACTTTGACACTGGCGAGTTCCTGTCTGGACCCGGGGAGTTGATTCTTAAAGATGAAGAGAGCACAGATGACCAGGCCATGTCTGAGCTCCAGTTGGGCCTGAATTATAAGCAGCTGTCCGAGAGCCCAGAGTGCAGCTGGATGGAACGCACCCGATCCCAGCTACCAAGGAGCGCCGACATGGGCAGCTGTGagatctcctccagctcagacACCTTCAGCAGCCCCGTCCACTCCGTCTCAGCCACAGGGGTGCTGGGGGGCCACGTGGACCATAAGGATGACCACCAGTCTTCCAGTGGTAACTGGAGCGGGAGCAGCTCCACCTGCCCCTCTCAGACCTCAGAAACAATCCCTCTAGCAGCCTCCCCGCCGCTGACGGGATCGTCCCACTGTGACTCTGAGCTCTCCCTGaacaccaccacccaccccagCGATGACCACACCAGCTTCACGCTGGACCAGTACCAGGGTCTCAGAGCGCAGCGGACgggctccttctcctccacagCTATGGATATATTAGAGGAAGCAGGGGTCAGCACTCCCATAGAGGGGGAGTGGGGGTACCCCCACCCGGATCCTCCACGCCCGCAGGACTTCAGCCCTGAGCCAAGCAGAGAGGCGGAGAGCAGCCTGGGCTGCCCCAGCTTCACCAGCATGGCCACCTGTGAGAGCAGCTTCTCCGACAAACCCCCGTCAGAGAAAGCCGACAGCGTCTCCCATTACTCTGTGGACACCGAGGGCTACTACACCTCCATGCACTTTGACTGTGGGCTGAAGGGCAGCAAAAGCTTCACTTATAACTATGCAGAGCCCGGGTCTGATTGCGGCCTATCTGAAGTGAGTAGTCACGTGACTCTGGGAAGAAACTGCCTCTCATTAAGGAAGCAGAAGGTGAAGCCGTGTCCACCTAAGAGAAGTTCATCCTTAAGAAAAATATGCAGCGAGGGAAACATCCCCGACAAGACAGAACCAAAGATTTCATGTGGCCAGCAACTCCCAAGGTCTTCCAAGGAGAGGAACCTAAAGCTTGCTTTGTCTGGTTCTCCTGCTCATTTAGAAAACTCTTCTCCCCTCGCAGTTTGGGGGGTGGAAGACTCAGACCTACCTGATTTAGGTGTGTTTAGCTCCACAGAGGCTCATTCCTTTAAGGATGAAGGGGTTGTACAGTCAGACTATGCAGATCTGTGGTTGCTGAACGATTTGAAATCCAACGACCCGTATCGATCTTTGTCGAACTCCAGCACAGCAACAGGTACGACTGTTATTGAATGCATTAAGTCACAGGAAAGCTGCGAGTCTCAGACGTCCCAGTCGGGCTCCAGAGCAACCACCCCCTCACTGCCATCAGTGGAGGGAGACTTCAAGCTAACGTCTCCAGAGAAGCTGGCCGGCCTGGCCAGCCCGTCCAGCGGGTACTCCAGTCAGTCCGAAACGCCCACCTCATCTTTCCCCTCTGCCTTCTTTCCTGGACCGCTGTCACCATCCAGTGGAAAGAAGAAGCCCAAAGTCCCCGAGAGGAAGTCGTCCCTCTCCTCACTGTCACTGCAGTCAGTCTCGTGTAGGGATGGAACCGCCTCCAAACGAGACCTGGAGCTGCCAATAATTCCTCCTTCACACCTCAACTTAGGTGCTCTCCAGAATGTCGCTAACAAAGCCTCAGCTTTCAGGACCCACATTCAGAACCTGCACCAAAATAAGTATAAAGCAGCAGCATCAACCAAAGCTGTAGCCCCACCGAGCTCACATTCGTTTAATGTCCATTCAATGTCCATCACGCCTGCGGAGCTGAGCTCAGTGCAACTCAGATCTGTCAGTAAGGATCACGAAGGAAGTCAGGAGGACAGAACAGCTTCCACGCGTCTCAATGTGGACATCATCAGCACACTTTCTGGTAGCAAATCCTTCGAGTTCAAGAGTCCTCTGTTACGCAACTCACATCAACATCACACATCCTCAGAGGGCTCGTCCGAGTCCATGTTTACCTCAAATGAAGAGCTGGCAGATGGTGAGCCAACGTCTCAGTGTGAACAGTGGACCAATCAGGACAGAGAAGCTCCTGGTGAGAATAAGACAGCTTTCATGCCACAATCAGAGCCATTGTTAGACATCCCAGAGAACTCCACTGGTCAAGAAGGAGAGTCTCCAGGAACACCAGAGCCTTCCCAGCAGCAAACACCTGAGCCATCTCAAGAAGAGCCATTTGAGACTGAACCGTTCCTCTCTGACCAGAACAGCTCACCAAAAAAGCCCAGCAGACCTCATGAAGCGCCTGCTACTGACAGACAATCAGAGATGTTGAGTTCAATTAGCAATGAGAGCATCCCAGAGGCAGAAACGTCCAGTGAGTCCTCAGGTGTTTCAGCTCAAAGCAGCTCCCAGGACGGCCAGGAGGAGTccacagcagagacagaggACTGCTTCAGTAAAG ACTTTCCATCAACTGATAATGACGTGTCCACGCTGAGCAGAGAGTTAAAGCCGGAGGACGacagtgtgtttctgtcacCCACTAAATCTCGCACCACTGAGGATCTGTTTGCTATGATACACAG GTCTAAAAGGAAAGTGTTGGGCAGGAAAGATTCTGCTGAGCTTGGCGTGAGGAACCGCCTCGGTGCTGCGTCAGGGAACACACCACCCAGCAGCACCGTGAGCTCCCCGGTCTCCACAGCGACCCCACCAGGCTCGCAGAGAGTCACCGGGTCCATCTACAGAAACGCAAAGAAGTCCAGCACCTCCAACGAGGAGTTCAAACTGCTGCTGCTCAAAAAGGGCAGCCGCTCTGACTCCAGCTACCGCATGTCCGCTACGGAGATTCTTAAAAGCCCCATCACTCCTAAACCTCCTGGAGACTCCCCGGCAGAGTCTCCCAGACAGCACGAAGACTCTGCATCCCCCctgcaacaacagcagcatccATCTGGACCAGATCCGCTCTCCAGCCCCTACCCCAAAGCCAATGCTGAGGGCTTCTCTCCAAAATCCTTCCCCTCCTCCGCTGCTTCCAGGCAAGGCCGCTCCAGGATCCCCCCGCCCGCCAACAGCAGCCGCTACGGCATGCGCAGCAGACTCTTCTCCGCGCCCATGCAAGCCATCTCAGAGGGCGAGACGGAGAACTCAGATGGAAGTCCTCATGACGATCGCTCCTCACAAAGCTCCACATAG
- the nhsa gene encoding actin remodeling regulator NHS isoform X1 — protein MPFAKRLVEPHLMCRYQIPNEDGLLFEDLVSISNVALSRTLRQLSDLARHACSIFQELELELTATSQRVRGLQGKISRLQQSCSELDPKQEAVPVSNLDVESKLTAHYQAPWHQQRNIFYPSTRPACVEELHRQTNVSLWAQHRDHERRRSDCRERRVTISIPALPPMPLYPSPNVSQSREKRGVTLTTFESTRSSSPTECCRFSPWSRKAAPSDPDTDGVAIGHWSKFPIPNIPTTLDKQTNWSKALPLPTPEERMKSNSQVINSCVIPINVTGVGFDRDASVRCSLVHSQSALQRRRKLRRRRTVAGIPRQVHQDLDSDDSPGSRERTVIVHASLDITPSSEALGHLSTRDSGCQTEDFLISGAPSRRRIRAQRGQGLSFSLSYSAGNISCLPDSAATTFASSVDAHLRSRSLPRDGNRIMDNGRDDSDNEISHFDTGEFLSGPGELILKDEESTDDQAMSELQLGLNYKQLSESPECSWMERTRSQLPRSADMGSCEISSSSDTFSSPVHSVSATGVLGGHVDHKDDHQSSSGNWSGSSSTCPSQTSETIPLAASPPLTGSSHCDSELSLNTTTHPSDDHTSFTLDQYQGLRAQRTGSFSSTAMDILEEAGVSTPIEGEWGYPHPDPPRPQDFSPEPSREAESSLGCPSFTSMATCESSFSDKPPSEKADSVSHYSVDTEGYYTSMHFDCGLKGSKSFTYNYAEPGSDCGLSEVSSHVTLGRNCLSLRKQKVKPCPPKRSSSLRKICSEGNIPDKTEPKISCGQQLPRSSKERNLKLALSGSPAHLENSSPLAVWGVEDSDLPDLGVFSSTEAHSFKDEGVVQSDYADLWLLNDLKSNDPYRSLSNSSTATGTTVIECIKSQESCESQTSQSGSRATTPSLPSVEGDFKLTSPEKLAGLASPSSGYSSQSETPTSSFPSAFFPGPLSPSSGKKKPKVPERKSSLSSLSLQSVSCRDGTASKRDLELPIIPPSHLNLGALQNVANKASAFRTHIQNLHQNKYKAAASTKAVAPPSSHSFNVHSMSITPAELSSVQLRSVSKDHEGSQEDRTASTRLNVDIISTLSGSKSFEFKSPLLRNSHQHHTSSEGSSESMFTSNEELADGEPTSQCEQWTNQDREAPGENKTAFMPQSEPLLDIPENSTGQEGESPGTPEPSQQQTPEPSQEEPFETEPFLSDQNSSPKKPSRPHEAPATDRQSEMLSSISNESIPEAETSSESSGVSAQSSSQDGQEESTAETEDCFSKDFPSTDNDVSTLSRELKPEDDSVFLSPTKSRTTEDLFAMIHRSKRKVLGRKDSAELGVRNRLGAASGNTPPSSTVSSPVSTATPPGSQRVTGSIYRNAKKSSTSNEEFKLLLLKKGSRSDSSYRMSATEILKSPITPKPPGDSPAESPRQHEDSASPLQQQQHPSGPDPLSSPYPKANAEGFSPKSFPSSAASRQGRSRIPPPANSSRYGMRSRLFSAPMQAISEGETENSDGSPHDDRSSQSST, from the exons ACCACGAAAGAAGACGATCAGACTGCAGGGAGCGGAGAGTAACGATATCGATCCCCGCATTACCCCCAATGCCGCTGTACCCCTCCCCAAATGTCTCCCAGAGCCGAGAGAAGAGGGGCGTAACCTTGACAACG TTTGAATCCACACGCTCCTCATCCCCTACTGAATGTTGCCGGTTCTCTCCCTGGAGCAGAAAG GCTGCGCCCTCTGACCCAGACACTGACGGGGTGGCTATAGGTCACTGGTCTAAGTTTCCCATCCCTAACATCCCCACCACCCTGGACAAGCAGACTAACTGGTCTAAAGCCCTGCCGCTGCCCACCCCAGAAGAGAGAATGAAAAGCAATTCCCAAGTCATCAACTCATGTGTCATCCCCATTAATGTGACCG GGGTCGGCTTTGACAGAGATGCTAGTGTGCGCTGCTCTCTAGTTCACTCACAGTCTGCgcttcagaggaggaggaagctgagGAGACGGAGGACAGTCGCCGGCATTCCAAGACAGGTGCACCAAGATCTAG ACTCTGATGACTCTCCCGGCTCCAGAGAGCGGACGGTGATCGTTCATGCCAGTCTTGACATCACTCCCTCCAGCGAGGCTCTGGGCCATCTCAGCACCAGAGACTCCGGCTGTCAGACAGAAGACTTTTTGATCTCAGGAGCGCCATCTAGAAGAAGGATTCGAGCCCAGAGAGGCCAGGGactctccttttctctttcctATTCCGCCGGCAACATCTCGTGTCTGCCGGACAGCGCTGCCACAACGTTCGCCTCCTCAGTGGACGCACACCTGCGCTCCCGGAGTCTCCCTCGAGACGGGAATCGGATAATGGACAACGGACGTGACGACAGCGACAATGAGATTTCCCACTTTGACACTGGCGAGTTCCTGTCTGGACCCGGGGAGTTGATTCTTAAAGATGAAGAGAGCACAGATGACCAGGCCATGTCTGAGCTCCAGTTGGGCCTGAATTATAAGCAGCTGTCCGAGAGCCCAGAGTGCAGCTGGATGGAACGCACCCGATCCCAGCTACCAAGGAGCGCCGACATGGGCAGCTGTGagatctcctccagctcagacACCTTCAGCAGCCCCGTCCACTCCGTCTCAGCCACAGGGGTGCTGGGGGGCCACGTGGACCATAAGGATGACCACCAGTCTTCCAGTGGTAACTGGAGCGGGAGCAGCTCCACCTGCCCCTCTCAGACCTCAGAAACAATCCCTCTAGCAGCCTCCCCGCCGCTGACGGGATCGTCCCACTGTGACTCTGAGCTCTCCCTGaacaccaccacccaccccagCGATGACCACACCAGCTTCACGCTGGACCAGTACCAGGGTCTCAGAGCGCAGCGGACgggctccttctcctccacagCTATGGATATATTAGAGGAAGCAGGGGTCAGCACTCCCATAGAGGGGGAGTGGGGGTACCCCCACCCGGATCCTCCACGCCCGCAGGACTTCAGCCCTGAGCCAAGCAGAGAGGCGGAGAGCAGCCTGGGCTGCCCCAGCTTCACCAGCATGGCCACCTGTGAGAGCAGCTTCTCCGACAAACCCCCGTCAGAGAAAGCCGACAGCGTCTCCCATTACTCTGTGGACACCGAGGGCTACTACACCTCCATGCACTTTGACTGTGGGCTGAAGGGCAGCAAAAGCTTCACTTATAACTATGCAGAGCCCGGGTCTGATTGCGGCCTATCTGAAGTGAGTAGTCACGTGACTCTGGGAAGAAACTGCCTCTCATTAAGGAAGCAGAAGGTGAAGCCGTGTCCACCTAAGAGAAGTTCATCCTTAAGAAAAATATGCAGCGAGGGAAACATCCCCGACAAGACAGAACCAAAGATTTCATGTGGCCAGCAACTCCCAAGGTCTTCCAAGGAGAGGAACCTAAAGCTTGCTTTGTCTGGTTCTCCTGCTCATTTAGAAAACTCTTCTCCCCTCGCAGTTTGGGGGGTGGAAGACTCAGACCTACCTGATTTAGGTGTGTTTAGCTCCACAGAGGCTCATTCCTTTAAGGATGAAGGGGTTGTACAGTCAGACTATGCAGATCTGTGGTTGCTGAACGATTTGAAATCCAACGACCCGTATCGATCTTTGTCGAACTCCAGCACAGCAACAGGTACGACTGTTATTGAATGCATTAAGTCACAGGAAAGCTGCGAGTCTCAGACGTCCCAGTCGGGCTCCAGAGCAACCACCCCCTCACTGCCATCAGTGGAGGGAGACTTCAAGCTAACGTCTCCAGAGAAGCTGGCCGGCCTGGCCAGCCCGTCCAGCGGGTACTCCAGTCAGTCCGAAACGCCCACCTCATCTTTCCCCTCTGCCTTCTTTCCTGGACCGCTGTCACCATCCAGTGGAAAGAAGAAGCCCAAAGTCCCCGAGAGGAAGTCGTCCCTCTCCTCACTGTCACTGCAGTCAGTCTCGTGTAGGGATGGAACCGCCTCCAAACGAGACCTGGAGCTGCCAATAATTCCTCCTTCACACCTCAACTTAGGTGCTCTCCAGAATGTCGCTAACAAAGCCTCAGCTTTCAGGACCCACATTCAGAACCTGCACCAAAATAAGTATAAAGCAGCAGCATCAACCAAAGCTGTAGCCCCACCGAGCTCACATTCGTTTAATGTCCATTCAATGTCCATCACGCCTGCGGAGCTGAGCTCAGTGCAACTCAGATCTGTCAGTAAGGATCACGAAGGAAGTCAGGAGGACAGAACAGCTTCCACGCGTCTCAATGTGGACATCATCAGCACACTTTCTGGTAGCAAATCCTTCGAGTTCAAGAGTCCTCTGTTACGCAACTCACATCAACATCACACATCCTCAGAGGGCTCGTCCGAGTCCATGTTTACCTCAAATGAAGAGCTGGCAGATGGTGAGCCAACGTCTCAGTGTGAACAGTGGACCAATCAGGACAGAGAAGCTCCTGGTGAGAATAAGACAGCTTTCATGCCACAATCAGAGCCATTGTTAGACATCCCAGAGAACTCCACTGGTCAAGAAGGAGAGTCTCCAGGAACACCAGAGCCTTCCCAGCAGCAAACACCTGAGCCATCTCAAGAAGAGCCATTTGAGACTGAACCGTTCCTCTCTGACCAGAACAGCTCACCAAAAAAGCCCAGCAGACCTCATGAAGCGCCTGCTACTGACAGACAATCAGAGATGTTGAGTTCAATTAGCAATGAGAGCATCCCAGAGGCAGAAACGTCCAGTGAGTCCTCAGGTGTTTCAGCTCAAAGCAGCTCCCAGGACGGCCAGGAGGAGTccacagcagagacagaggACTGCTTCAGTAAAG ACTTTCCATCAACTGATAATGACGTGTCCACGCTGAGCAGAGAGTTAAAGCCGGAGGACGacagtgtgtttctgtcacCCACTAAATCTCGCACCACTGAGGATCTGTTTGCTATGATACACAG GTCTAAAAGGAAAGTGTTGGGCAGGAAAGATTCTGCTGAGCTTGGCGTGAGGAACCGCCTCGGTGCTGCGTCAGGGAACACACCACCCAGCAGCACCGTGAGCTCCCCGGTCTCCACAGCGACCCCACCAGGCTCGCAGAGAGTCACCGGGTCCATCTACAGAAACGCAAAGAAGTCCAGCACCTCCAACGAGGAGTTCAAACTGCTGCTGCTCAAAAAGGGCAGCCGCTCTGACTCCAGCTACCGCATGTCCGCTACGGAGATTCTTAAAAGCCCCATCACTCCTAAACCTCCTGGAGACTCCCCGGCAGAGTCTCCCAGACAGCACGAAGACTCTGCATCCCCCctgcaacaacagcagcatccATCTGGACCAGATCCGCTCTCCAGCCCCTACCCCAAAGCCAATGCTGAGGGCTTCTCTCCAAAATCCTTCCCCTCCTCCGCTGCTTCCAGGCAAGGCCGCTCCAGGATCCCCCCGCCCGCCAACAGCAGCCGCTACGGCATGCGCAGCAGACTCTTCTCCGCGCCCATGCAAGCCATCTCAGAGGGCGAGACGGAGAACTCAGATGGAAGTCCTCATGACGATCGCTCCTCACAAAGCTCCACATAG